A single region of the Streptomyces caelestis genome encodes:
- the disA gene encoding DNA integrity scanning diadenylate cyclase DisA, whose protein sequence is MAANDRASAPGKSGGSAGTDGLMRASLSAVAPGTALRDGLERVLRGNTGGLIVLGSDKTVEGLCSGGFVLDVEFTATRLRELCKLDGGIVLSSDLSKILRAGVQLVPDPTIPTEETGTRHRTADRVSKQVGFPVVSVSQSMRLIALYVDGQRRVLEDSAAILSRANQALATLERYKLRLDEVAGTLSALEIEDLVTVRDVSAVAQRLEMVRRIATEIAEYVVELGTDGRLLALQLDELIAGVEPERELVVRDYVPEPTAKRSRTVDEALAELDALTHAELLELSTVARALGYTGAPETLDSAVSPRGFRLLAKVPRLPGAIIDRLVEHFGGLQKLLAASVDDLQTVDGVGEARARSVREGLSRLAESSILERYV, encoded by the coding sequence GTGGCAGCCAACGACCGGGCATCAGCTCCCGGAAAGTCCGGCGGGAGTGCCGGTACCGATGGCCTGATGCGCGCCTCCCTGAGCGCCGTGGCACCCGGAACGGCCCTCCGCGACGGCCTGGAACGCGTGCTCCGCGGCAACACCGGCGGTCTCATCGTGCTGGGCTCCGACAAGACGGTCGAGGGGCTGTGCAGCGGCGGTTTCGTGCTGGACGTCGAGTTCACCGCGACCCGTCTGCGCGAGCTGTGCAAGCTGGACGGCGGCATCGTGCTGTCCTCGGACCTGTCGAAGATCCTGCGCGCGGGCGTGCAGCTGGTCCCCGACCCGACGATCCCCACGGAGGAGACGGGCACCCGGCACCGCACCGCGGACCGCGTCAGCAAGCAGGTCGGCTTCCCGGTGGTCTCGGTCTCCCAGTCGATGCGGCTGATCGCCCTGTACGTGGACGGCCAGCGCCGTGTCCTGGAGGACTCGGCGGCGATCCTGTCCCGCGCCAACCAGGCTCTGGCGACCCTGGAGCGCTACAAGCTCCGCCTCGACGAGGTCGCGGGCACGCTGTCGGCGCTGGAGATCGAGGACCTGGTGACCGTCCGGGACGTCTCGGCGGTCGCCCAGCGCCTGGAGATGGTGCGCCGCATCGCCACGGAGATCGCCGAGTACGTGGTGGAGCTGGGCACGGACGGCCGGCTGCTGGCCCTCCAGCTCGACGAGCTGATCGCCGGTGTGGAGCCCGAGCGCGAGCTGGTCGTGCGGGACTACGTCCCCGAGCCCACCGCCAAGCGCTCCCGCACGGTCGACGAGGCGCTGGCCGAGCTGGACGCCCTCACCCACGCCGAGCTTCTCGAACTGTCCACGGTGGCCCGGGCGTTGGGCTACACCGGCGCGCCCGAGACGCTGGACTCGGCGGTGTCGCCGCGCGGCTTCCGCCTGCTCGCCAAGGTGCCCCGGCTCCCCGGCGCGATCATCGACCGCCTGGTCGAGCACTTCGGCGGCCTCCAGAAGCTGCTCGCCGCGAGCGTCGACGACCTGCAGACGGTGGACGGCGTCGGCGAGGCACGGGCGCGCAGCGTCCGCGAGGGGCTGTCGCGGCTGGCGGAGTCGTCGATCCTGGAGCGGTACGTCTGA
- a CDS encoding peptidase domain-containing ABC transporter, protein MARRVPTVTQVTQTECGLCSCVALLRYHGRAEELSTAREAMDAGRDGLSAQQLAQFLASRGMDVKAYRIKDVSALAKFTSPVILYWEDYHFVVLEKFDGTTAVVMDPAVGRRRIKRDELEAGFSDIALAAEPGPDFDRTRGKPLAEWRGIPLFAEGARKRIAMVALLSLSGYGAVLGIPMLTEWSVDRTARWSGLADLSQVIGMVLAVAVGWFALHLVRVAVLSSLVALLGRHLMTHTFRKLLALPYRFFTTRQPGELLFRLNSVNSIRDLLSSRVAQGILDVGTLACVTVYLFVTEWRLGLIASGLFLLNAAYLVVTRVRVLEAVDAEIAHLSKSQSTQLDAIVSIPTIKMGGYADQFIEGWSTTYGQSLDAMKARMRLQQGRISGLTTTTQMFGPMVLLLASLYFVNHGQISLGAAIAVQAVSATYFALATSVFQTYTEFNEASRYLARLHDITDAPSEPRGGSRTELGSTSIRVEGVGFRYTKHSDPVLHDVSLDIAPGSRVALVGPSGSGKSTLGRIICGLYEPTEGTVRFGGRPMAEYDRDALRRAIGYIPQEVHLHNRTILENLTLGQDISLEQVRAYCDSVGILDFLEELPMGLKTLVSEMGANFSGGQRQRLAIVRALLQRPRILVMDEATASLDTVNERRVTEIIQDIGATQVIIAHRLATIRSADRIYVFDGGRVVEQGTHEELLAARAVYADLYADGPAHQLTGEPVEALLGGERA, encoded by the coding sequence ATGGCACGCCGTGTCCCCACCGTCACCCAGGTCACACAGACCGAGTGCGGCCTGTGCTCGTGCGTCGCCCTGCTGCGCTACCACGGGCGCGCCGAGGAACTCTCCACCGCCCGCGAGGCGATGGACGCCGGCCGCGACGGCCTGTCCGCACAGCAGCTCGCCCAGTTCCTCGCCTCGCGCGGCATGGACGTCAAGGCGTATCGGATCAAGGACGTCTCCGCGCTGGCGAAGTTCACCTCGCCGGTGATCCTCTACTGGGAGGACTACCACTTCGTCGTCCTGGAGAAGTTCGACGGCACCACCGCGGTCGTCATGGACCCGGCGGTCGGTCGCCGGCGGATCAAGCGGGACGAGCTGGAGGCCGGCTTCAGCGACATCGCGCTGGCCGCCGAGCCGGGCCCGGACTTCGACAGGACCCGCGGCAAGCCCCTGGCCGAGTGGCGTGGCATCCCGCTGTTCGCCGAGGGGGCCCGGAAGCGGATCGCCATGGTGGCGCTGCTGTCGCTCAGCGGCTACGGGGCCGTGCTCGGCATCCCGATGCTCACCGAGTGGTCCGTGGACCGCACCGCGCGCTGGTCCGGACTGGCCGATCTCTCGCAGGTCATCGGGATGGTTCTGGCCGTGGCCGTGGGCTGGTTCGCGCTGCACCTGGTGCGGGTCGCCGTGCTGTCGTCGCTGGTCGCCCTGCTCGGCCGCCATCTGATGACCCACACCTTCCGCAAGCTGCTGGCCCTGCCATACCGGTTCTTCACCACCCGGCAACCCGGTGAGCTCCTGTTCCGCCTCAACAGCGTGAACTCGATCCGGGACCTGCTGTCGTCCCGCGTCGCGCAGGGCATTCTCGACGTCGGCACGCTGGCCTGCGTCACGGTCTACCTCTTCGTCACCGAGTGGCGGCTGGGTCTCATCGCGTCCGGGCTGTTCCTGCTGAACGCGGCCTATCTCGTCGTCACCCGAGTGCGGGTGCTGGAGGCCGTGGACGCCGAGATCGCGCATCTGTCGAAGAGTCAGTCCACGCAGCTGGACGCGATCGTGTCGATCCCCACCATCAAGATGGGCGGCTACGCCGACCAGTTCATCGAGGGCTGGAGCACCACGTACGGCCAGTCCCTGGACGCGATGAAGGCGCGGATGCGGCTCCAGCAGGGCCGTATCTCCGGGCTGACGACGACCACCCAGATGTTCGGTCCGATGGTGCTGCTGCTGGCCAGCCTGTACTTCGTCAATCACGGACAGATCTCGCTGGGTGCCGCGATCGCGGTACAGGCGGTGTCCGCGACGTACTTCGCGCTGGCGACCTCGGTGTTCCAGACGTACACCGAGTTCAACGAGGCGTCCCGGTACCTCGCGCGGCTGCACGACATCACCGACGCGCCGTCCGAGCCGCGCGGCGGCAGCCGTACGGAGCTCGGCTCGACGTCGATCCGCGTGGAGGGCGTCGGTTTCCGGTACACCAAGCACAGCGATCCGGTGCTGCACGACGTCTCGCTGGACATCGCGCCGGGCTCCAGGGTCGCCCTGGTCGGCCCGTCGGGGTCGGGCAAGAGCACCCTCGGCCGGATCATCTGCGGGCTGTACGAACCCACCGAGGGGACCGTGCGGTTCGGCGGTCGGCCCATGGCCGAGTACGACCGTGACGCGCTGCGGCGGGCCATCGGCTACATCCCGCAGGAGGTGCACCTGCACAACCGCACGATCCTGGAGAACCTGACACTGGGCCAGGACATCTCGCTGGAGCAGGTGCGCGCCTACTGCGACAGCGTCGGCATCCTCGACTTCCTGGAGGAGCTGCCGATGGGCCTGAAGACGCTGGTGTCGGAGATGGGCGCCAACTTCTCCGGCGGGCAACGCCAGCGCCTCGCGATCGTCCGGGCGCTGTTGCAGCGGCCCCGGATCCTGGTGATGGACGAGGCGACGGCCTCCCTCGACACCGTGAACGAGCGGCGCGTCACGGAGATCATCCAGGACATCGGCGCCACCCAGGTGATCATCGCCCACCGGCTGGCCACCATCAGGTCGGCCGACCGCATCTACGTGTTCGACGGCGGGCGCGTGGTCGAGCAGGGCACGCACGAGGAGCTGCTGGCCGCTCGCGCGGTCTACGCGGACCTCTACGCGGACGGGCCCGCACACCAGCTCACGGGGGAACCCGTGGAGGCACTCCTCGGAGGCGAGCGAGCATGA
- a CDS encoding class II lanthipeptide, LchA2/BrtA2 family, protein MQDKKADLLGGYDEAELIELSEADTHGGTGPWCIATVTLVSAAACPTTKCTSKC, encoded by the coding sequence ATGCAGGACAAGAAGGCCGACCTGCTCGGCGGCTACGACGAGGCCGAGCTCATCGAGCTGAGCGAGGCGGACACCCACGGCGGCACCGGCCCGTGGTGCATCGCCACCGTGACCCTGGTGTCGGCCGCCGCGTGCCCGACCACCAAGTGCACCAGCAAGTGCTGA
- the lanM gene encoding type 2 lanthipeptide synthetase LanM: MTGPDVTIPAFLPFYTELIPRDRVRDRLGDLVAATAAPEHVDPLLDQVWEDLVGTVEGHAFRMLIGEFHTFREQRGLPMTTEGDEALQQFRQHLRDAAGRGILDGYPVLRERLETVLRNSLDAYADLFAAYARDRATLFAAGLLPSAEATVAELFATGADLHNDNRQVVGVRLADGSRIVFKPRPLVSDAFVRDLYAAADPHLKHSLRGCVPDSVTVGSHGWQQFVTPGPMDDPEQPARYFYRFGALCALLGAIGASDLHEENLLAAGEHPCVIDTETMVRPNAGVDNDSLPHLLINQLKLSVVSTMLVPMANPNSPIDLNMAGVGVEGEQTSKMRRPVIRDTGTDGIRIVWENVTYRHKNNVPRLDGTALSPVDHFADILEGCTDALAAVRDERLAKVLDTYPDMPVRVLIRSTMVYSRFLDAATHPDYLGRPEEAERIFRLLGKYPDYLTPEAAAYVGEQERAGLHTGNVPYFVARGGSTELATPGSRFPGVHRTSPLDFARCGLEVNARRSDAFHRFLLEECFGEIAAGDRPGGLCRHSVFAGALDGGTPRERWTRIARTIASVGVSYDGPDGPQTGWVCGIGPDRSAPTVTPGNFISFHDTGGIVAFLANAAHHDPGLRDAHRAADRGFDALLAEYGALLLEVPEGVFTGAASLLLARPNGVDRHWLEQVLDKIDERAAVGTLDADLANGPAGLLMLLLSRLESGEAPLVGAERLDRLRQLTLAQAGRPLTGFHWYDVAHGDLGLRWAASRAGRVLGDTEPARRSADWLAGRLAEGDEPPVPGWCNGAAGLLLTAAEILVSAGRQELLSGGRLDRLADRATRLPEDGPVDLSVCHGSSGVVQSLVAAGRLLGDDRLLDRAIEYQERVTAVARSRGFHTSAVGRTSLLGYMFGWAGVGDTEVLLHAVASGTGGPAVPVALMGPAPHTTSPHDVRSRTATGEPS, encoded by the coding sequence ATGACCGGACCGGACGTGACCATCCCCGCGTTCCTCCCCTTCTACACGGAGCTGATTCCCCGCGACCGCGTGCGTGACCGGCTCGGTGACCTGGTCGCCGCCACCGCCGCGCCGGAGCATGTCGATCCGCTCCTGGACCAGGTGTGGGAGGACCTCGTCGGAACCGTCGAGGGGCACGCTTTCCGCATGCTCATCGGCGAGTTCCACACGTTCCGCGAGCAGCGCGGACTGCCCATGACCACCGAAGGCGACGAGGCCCTCCAGCAGTTCCGGCAGCACCTGCGGGACGCGGCCGGCCGCGGGATCCTCGACGGGTACCCGGTGCTCCGGGAGCGCCTGGAGACGGTCCTGCGCAACTCGCTCGACGCCTACGCCGACCTGTTCGCCGCCTATGCCCGCGACCGCGCCACGCTGTTCGCCGCCGGGCTGTTGCCGTCCGCCGAGGCGACCGTGGCGGAGCTCTTCGCCACCGGCGCGGATCTGCACAACGACAACCGGCAGGTCGTCGGCGTACGTCTCGCGGATGGCAGCAGGATCGTGTTCAAGCCGCGGCCGCTGGTCTCCGACGCGTTCGTGCGCGATCTGTACGCGGCGGCGGACCCGCATCTGAAGCACTCGCTGCGCGGCTGCGTGCCGGATTCGGTCACGGTCGGCTCGCACGGCTGGCAGCAGTTCGTCACGCCGGGCCCGATGGACGACCCGGAGCAACCGGCCCGCTACTTCTACCGGTTCGGTGCCCTGTGCGCGCTCCTGGGCGCGATCGGCGCGTCCGATCTGCACGAGGAGAACCTGCTGGCGGCCGGCGAGCACCCTTGCGTGATCGACACCGAGACCATGGTCCGGCCCAACGCCGGTGTGGACAACGACTCGCTGCCACACCTGCTGATCAACCAGCTGAAGCTCTCCGTGGTCTCCACGATGCTCGTGCCGATGGCCAACCCCAACTCGCCGATCGACCTGAACATGGCGGGTGTCGGTGTCGAGGGCGAGCAGACGTCGAAGATGCGCCGGCCGGTGATCCGGGACACCGGTACGGACGGCATCCGCATCGTGTGGGAGAACGTCACCTACCGGCACAAGAACAACGTGCCGCGTCTCGACGGCACCGCCCTGTCCCCCGTCGACCACTTCGCGGACATCCTGGAGGGCTGCACCGACGCCCTGGCCGCCGTCCGGGACGAGCGTCTGGCCAAGGTCCTGGACACCTACCCGGACATGCCGGTGCGCGTCCTGATCCGGTCGACCATGGTCTACAGCCGCTTCCTGGACGCCGCCACGCACCCGGACTACCTGGGCCGCCCCGAGGAGGCCGAACGGATCTTCCGGCTGCTCGGCAAGTACCCCGACTACCTGACGCCCGAGGCGGCGGCCTACGTCGGCGAGCAGGAGCGGGCCGGTCTGCACACCGGAAACGTGCCGTACTTCGTCGCGCGCGGCGGCTCCACCGAACTGGCCACGCCGGGGAGCCGGTTCCCGGGCGTGCACAGGACCTCGCCGCTGGACTTCGCGCGCTGCGGACTCGAGGTGAACGCGCGCCGCAGCGACGCGTTCCATCGTTTCCTGCTGGAGGAGTGCTTCGGCGAGATCGCCGCCGGGGACCGGCCGGGCGGCCTGTGCCGGCACAGCGTGTTCGCCGGCGCTCTGGACGGTGGCACGCCCCGGGAGCGGTGGACGCGGATCGCCCGCACCATCGCCTCCGTCGGGGTGTCGTACGACGGCCCGGACGGCCCGCAGACCGGCTGGGTGTGCGGGATCGGGCCGGACCGCAGTGCGCCCACCGTCACGCCGGGCAACTTCATCTCCTTCCACGACACCGGGGGCATCGTCGCCTTCCTGGCGAACGCGGCCCACCACGACCCGGGCCTGCGGGACGCGCACCGCGCCGCCGACCGCGGGTTCGACGCACTGCTCGCGGAGTACGGCGCCCTGCTGCTCGAGGTGCCGGAGGGTGTCTTCACCGGTGCCGCCTCGCTGCTCCTGGCCCGCCCGAACGGGGTGGACCGGCACTGGCTGGAACAGGTTCTGGACAAGATCGACGAGCGAGCCGCGGTAGGCACCTTGGACGCCGATCTGGCCAACGGACCGGCCGGTCTGCTGATGCTGCTGCTGTCCCGGCTGGAGTCCGGCGAGGCCCCGCTCGTCGGTGCCGAACGGCTGGACCGGTTGCGGCAGTTGACACTCGCCCAGGCCGGACGCCCGCTCACGGGCTTTCACTGGTACGACGTGGCGCACGGCGACCTCGGCCTGCGCTGGGCCGCCTCGCGTGCCGGCCGGGTCCTGGGTGACACCGAACCGGCGCGCCGGTCTGCGGACTGGCTGGCCGGGCGGCTGGCCGAGGGAGACGAACCACCGGTGCCGGGCTGGTGCAACGGAGCCGCCGGGCTGCTGCTGACCGCCGCCGAGATCCTGGTCTCGGCCGGGCGGCAGGAGCTGCTGTCGGGCGGCCGACTGGACCGTCTGGCGGACCGGGCGACCCGGCTCCCCGAGGACGGGCCGGTGGACCTGTCGGTCTGTCACGGCAGCAGCGGAGTGGTCCAGTCGCTCGTCGCGGCGGGCCGGCTGCTGGGCGACGACCGGCTGCTGGACCGGGCCATCGAGTACCAGGAGCGGGTGACGGCCGTGGCGCGATCCCGAGGGTTCCACACCTCAGCCGTGGGCAGGACCTCCCTGCTCGGCTATATGTTCGGCTGGGCCGGCGTCGGTGACACCGAGGTGCTGCTGCACGCCGTCGCTTCGGGCACGGGCGGCCCGGCCGTCCCGGTCGCGCTGATGGGTCCGGCCCCGCACACCACCTCCCCCCACGACGTCCGTTCGCGGACAGCTACAGGAGAACCGTCATGA
- a CDS encoding type 2 lanthipeptide synthetase LanM family protein — protein sequence MTTPAHYYPEFDSAEVEETITPLAQFDDEVLAVLRSRPADTANAPSRAAVDRPSVTEWLNSPERYPFQRVVRSLAAPLADTDPLGPFAGEFDDPDALLVQLLDRAEARLRDIHTRPLVAAVNHAREQGVLRGSTPEERYQHFVRESCRASFEAVSGLSFPVLRDVTRVVLGNEATAIRELCTRLTADRAALAETFGIDAADPLVSFGSSEGDTHNHGRTVSVLTFRSGKRLVYKPRDVSCEAAYTTIAQELNQRLDTRLAWATVLERDRYGYVEFVDSQDVSDMSAQFMYDSGELAAVLYLLNARDMHFENILPTRRGPLPIDLETILHPERIHTGPTPEAPGNAYAAIGQSIYGIGILPLVMAGKGADGGHVDLGFLGDKGRGSSPFKSMQFDAPFTDRVRLAFRSAPVEERHTVVGTLTEDETHELGRRMADGFSRVFRAVMAAPDSWTSLLCKAAAGIRVRYVHNPTVLYSQTLRMVSSPHALDSTGPYLALLKRIAIASKTSDRHIVRSELRQLAERDVPYFTVAATGTALTDGEGTEVGASFAQSPLEQALTKSSQLTEFELGEQLRLLHSAFASRFPDNHLTPAREAAGGTAVPAPAGAPGRSEGALTDLVTTLCDHLVTTSRPDRFAHLPRTWIGPLASAEADRPWPPGVLGYDLYTGRTGPALALAAAGRLLERPAYRDLATQIFSTTADILAGHRYETRSVRQAGYGGYTGMAGILFGLSTAGRILGQDDWTRAAREALPLVLEQIREQPPGELPLDVIGGLAGVLSCVTAIGGPHAAPAADLLTTLLVDGLRSDSPGGRNVLSQSGFAHGVSGVLHALCRALPELSADRRREVEPVLTRLAERLHTFYDADEGNWYSNTTGPRSFSTGWCHGATGIALGLAAYHSVSGDDGAAALRDRAIANTLSHGFGRNFTWCHGDLGNHAALTALARAAGDAGTGLRTELEAIERRWLQPDVFLRKTNDSRSRYAHTNSLMVGTSGIVLHLVNRLDPAVRVCPVTLTAEER from the coding sequence GTGACAACTCCAGCCCATTATTACCCAGAGTTCGACAGCGCCGAAGTCGAAGAAACCATCACGCCACTGGCGCAGTTCGACGACGAGGTCCTCGCCGTTCTCCGGAGCCGGCCCGCGGACACCGCGAACGCCCCCTCACGGGCCGCGGTCGACCGCCCCTCGGTGACGGAGTGGCTGAACAGCCCGGAGCGGTATCCGTTCCAGCGCGTCGTCAGGTCGCTCGCCGCCCCGCTCGCGGACACCGACCCGCTGGGTCCCTTCGCCGGGGAGTTCGACGACCCGGACGCGCTGCTCGTCCAGTTGCTCGACCGGGCCGAGGCCCGGCTGCGCGACATACACACCCGCCCTCTGGTGGCGGCCGTCAACCACGCCCGGGAGCAGGGCGTGCTGCGAGGCTCCACGCCCGAGGAGCGCTACCAGCACTTCGTACGGGAGTCGTGCCGGGCCTCCTTCGAGGCCGTGAGCGGCCTGTCCTTCCCCGTGCTGCGGGACGTCACGCGCGTCGTCCTCGGCAACGAGGCCACCGCCATCCGTGAGCTGTGCACCCGCCTCACGGCCGACCGTGCCGCCCTCGCGGAGACGTTCGGCATCGACGCCGCCGATCCGCTGGTGTCCTTCGGGTCGTCCGAGGGCGACACCCACAACCACGGCCGGACCGTGTCCGTCCTCACCTTCCGGTCCGGCAAGCGGCTGGTGTACAAGCCCCGTGACGTCTCCTGCGAGGCCGCGTACACGACCATCGCCCAGGAGCTCAACCAGCGGCTGGACACGCGGCTCGCCTGGGCGACCGTGCTCGAACGGGACCGCTACGGCTACGTCGAGTTCGTCGACTCCCAGGACGTGTCCGACATGTCCGCGCAGTTCATGTACGACAGCGGAGAGCTCGCGGCGGTGCTGTACCTGCTCAACGCGCGGGACATGCACTTCGAGAACATCCTGCCGACCCGGCGGGGCCCGCTCCCCATCGACCTGGAGACGATCCTGCACCCGGAGCGGATCCACACCGGCCCGACTCCGGAGGCGCCCGGCAACGCGTATGCCGCCATCGGCCAGTCGATCTACGGCATCGGCATCCTTCCGCTGGTCATGGCCGGGAAGGGCGCGGACGGCGGCCACGTCGACCTCGGCTTCCTCGGAGACAAGGGGCGTGGCTCCTCGCCCTTCAAGTCGATGCAGTTCGACGCCCCGTTCACCGACCGCGTGCGTCTCGCCTTCCGGTCGGCGCCGGTCGAGGAGCGGCACACCGTCGTGGGCACCCTGACCGAGGACGAGACGCATGAGCTCGGCCGGCGCATGGCCGACGGCTTCAGCAGGGTCTTCCGTGCCGTCATGGCCGCCCCGGACAGCTGGACGTCCCTGCTGTGCAAGGCCGCCGCGGGGATCCGCGTCCGTTACGTGCACAACCCGACCGTGCTGTACTCCCAGACGCTGCGGATGGTGTCGAGCCCGCACGCCCTCGACTCCACCGGTCCCTACCTGGCGCTGCTGAAGCGCATCGCGATCGCGAGCAAGACCTCGGACCGGCACATCGTCCGCTCCGAACTGCGGCAGCTGGCCGAGCGGGACGTCCCGTACTTCACGGTCGCCGCGACCGGCACCGCCCTGACCGACGGCGAGGGCACCGAGGTCGGCGCGTCCTTCGCGCAGTCGCCGCTGGAGCAGGCCCTGACGAAGAGCTCACAGCTGACCGAGTTCGAACTCGGCGAGCAACTGCGATTGCTGCACTCGGCGTTCGCCTCCCGCTTCCCCGACAACCACCTCACACCAGCGCGCGAGGCAGCCGGCGGCACGGCCGTGCCGGCCCCCGCCGGGGCTCCCGGCCGGTCCGAGGGCGCGCTGACCGACCTCGTCACCACCCTGTGTGACCACCTGGTCACCACCTCCCGCCCCGACCGCTTCGCCCACCTCCCTCGCACCTGGATCGGCCCGCTCGCGTCCGCCGAGGCCGACCGGCCCTGGCCCCCGGGTGTGCTCGGCTACGACCTGTACACCGGCCGGACCGGGCCGGCCCTGGCACTCGCCGCCGCTGGGCGGCTGCTGGAGCGCCCCGCCTACCGGGACCTGGCCACCCAGATCTTCTCGACCACGGCGGACATCCTCGCCGGCCACCGCTACGAGACCCGCAGCGTCCGGCAAGCCGGCTACGGCGGCTACACCGGCATGGCCGGCATCCTGTTCGGCCTGTCCACGGCGGGCCGCATCCTCGGCCAGGACGACTGGACGCGCGCCGCCCGCGAGGCCCTGCCGCTGGTGCTGGAGCAGATACGCGAGCAGCCGCCCGGTGAGCTGCCGCTGGACGTCATCGGTGGGCTCGCCGGTGTGCTGTCGTGCGTGACGGCGATCGGCGGTCCGCACGCGGCCCCGGCCGCCGACCTGCTGACCACCCTGCTCGTGGACGGGCTGCGCTCCGACAGCCCCGGCGGCCGGAACGTGCTGTCCCAGTCGGGCTTCGCGCACGGCGTCAGCGGTGTGCTGCACGCCCTGTGCCGGGCCCTGCCCGAGCTGTCCGCCGACCGGCGCCGGGAGGTGGAACCCGTCCTGACGCGACTGGCGGAGCGGCTGCACACCTTCTACGACGCCGACGAGGGCAACTGGTACTCCAACACCACCGGCCCGCGGTCCTTCTCCACCGGCTGGTGCCACGGGGCGACCGGCATCGCCCTCGGTCTGGCCGCCTACCACTCGGTCTCCGGCGACGACGGGGCCGCGGCCCTGCGGGACCGGGCGATCGCCAACACCCTGAGCCACGGCTTCGGCCGCAACTTCACCTGGTGCCACGGCGACCTGGGCAACCACGCCGCCCTGACGGCCCTCGCCCGGGCCGCGGGTGACGCCGGCACGGGACTGCGGACCGAACTGGAGGCGATCGAGCGGCGGTGGCTGCAACCGGACGTCTTCCTCCGCAAGACGAACGACTCCCGCAGCCGCTACGCGCACACCAACAGCCTCATGGTCGGAACCTCCGGGATCGTGCTGCACCTGGTCAACCGGCTCGACCCGGCCGTCCGAGTCTGTCCCGTCACCCTCACCGCCGAGGAACGATGA
- a CDS encoding plantaricin C family lantibiotic, with product MYQGDISLLEEIAEQDFDGVAYGACTTNTFSLSDSLGNNGGWCTLTKECQPNCS from the coding sequence ATGTACCAGGGAGACATCTCTCTGCTCGAGGAGATCGCGGAGCAGGACTTCGACGGTGTCGCGTACGGCGCGTGCACCACGAACACCTTCTCGCTCTCCGACAGCCTCGGCAACAACGGTGGCTGGTGCACCCTCACCAAGGAATGCCAGCCCAACTGCAGCTGA
- a CDS encoding LLM class flavin-dependent oxidoreductase — protein sequence MRYSILLPFGPNRPEQVVPFANLVRWTAAERLWQGQGMVLESHHLASWLAGIGIRVPMGFGVSLMPFRSPFQAAVEARSVALATGHPVVAGFGPGSVSLQQGLLGRPYASPLRASREYVSIVRRLVSGEQVDLAGEYHSVSASLIKAPAPPVSVGLGVLRERMATLAGEVADRAITWMGSAEYLGSTLIPAARAAERALPEPLKVTAIVPVALSGPDRQVADLAGAACGSHLQLPHYQDTLRRSGIEVRGEQDDATRLVDGGVFLYGSAEEIHERLAAYRAAGVDEVVLNATGVGLVHGPQTAARDLLRILESLPGSS from the coding sequence GTGCGGTACTCGATCCTGCTGCCGTTCGGGCCGAACCGGCCCGAACAGGTGGTGCCGTTCGCGAACCTGGTCCGCTGGACGGCGGCGGAGCGGCTGTGGCAGGGCCAGGGCATGGTCCTGGAGTCCCACCATCTGGCCAGTTGGCTCGCCGGGATCGGCATACGGGTCCCGATGGGGTTCGGGGTGTCGCTGATGCCGTTCCGCTCGCCCTTTCAGGCCGCCGTGGAGGCCCGCTCGGTCGCTCTGGCCACCGGGCACCCGGTGGTCGCCGGGTTCGGGCCCGGCTCGGTGTCGCTCCAGCAGGGTCTGCTGGGCAGGCCGTACGCGAGTCCGCTGCGTGCCTCGCGGGAGTACGTCTCGATCGTGCGCCGTCTGGTGAGCGGGGAACAGGTCGACCTCGCGGGCGAGTACCACTCGGTGTCGGCGAGCCTGATCAAGGCTCCCGCACCGCCGGTGTCCGTGGGCCTCGGCGTGCTGCGGGAGAGGATGGCGACCCTGGCCGGTGAGGTCGCCGACAGGGCGATCACCTGGATGGGGTCGGCGGAGTACCTGGGCTCGACCCTGATCCCCGCGGCCCGGGCCGCCGAGCGCGCGCTGCCCGAGCCGCTGAAGGTCACGGCCATCGTGCCCGTCGCCTTGTCCGGGCCGGACCGCCAGGTCGCCGACCTGGCCGGCGCGGCCTGCGGTTCGCATCTCCAACTGCCCCACTACCAGGACACCCTGCGGCGCTCGGGTATCGAGGTGCGCGGCGAGCAGGACGACGCGACGCGGCTGGTCGACGGCGGCGTGTTCCTGTACGGGAGCGCGGAGGAGATTCACGAGCGGCTGGCCGCGTACCGGGCCGCCGGTGTCGACGAGGTGGTCCTCAACGCCACCGGGGTCGGCCTGGTGCACGGCCCGCAGACCGCCGCCCGGGATCTTCTGCGCATCCTGGAATCACTGCCGGGCTCCTCCTGA